cctctgactccgtctacgagtagccctttcctactcgagccccctcaccatgcccaaatgctaggtcggctccgataccaaatataatgactcgggcctgatgggctaactggcctatcaacttcgtttagtctaaaccactgaccaaaatgcttaagctgaagttgataatagtacactcatcaaacccttataagtcaatcttagtcttgcccactttcgatgtgggactaatcagggatgttacaatAGTATACAGCATCAACTAAAAAAACAGAAGGTAAGAACTGAGAAGTTTCCATGAGTCATAAACTTAACTATCACCATTACATTTGATAAGAACTCTTTAAGCAAGACATAAAAAGCTTCAGCTCATTAAACCAATACTCCAAAATCTAGGCCTGAAAGCTACATCAAAGATTTTTTCATAGGGCATGGTTCCTGCTTGAAACATGCTGTCTCCACCCATGAAGCATAAGCCCATAGGTCTGCAAGCCATGAAGCATAAGCCCACAGGTCATACTTACAGAATCACTTAAAAATGCAAGAGACATTATAtggtttccttttttttcttttgaggcaAAAGTAGCACCACTGCAGTCTTATTCATTAAGTACAGTAAAAAGgatgagaaaagagagaaagtgaGGGAGAGAAAGAAAGGTGAGGAACAAAATAAAAGTAACTAAATATGCGTTGAATCTTCAATCCCAAAAAACATCAAAGTCCACTGCCTAAAAGTCACCAAGGCAACCTTGAAGATTCTATTGTTCCTCTCCTTCCACATGGTTCAACAGAGGAAAACAAGcccatcttcaaactcctccatttaGCTAGGAATAACTCTTATGCCACGAAAACCAAGTTTGTCAAACCTGGATATTGCTGAGGGAAATCAAAGCTTAAATTAATAAAGGAAGCCTTTTCGGCAGCTTATGTTGTGAGCCAATTTAGATTGCTTgtgcttgttaaaattaattggaAGACTTGCAAGTTTAGAACAACAAAGAGCGACCTCCTTTCTTCAGCCAAAAATGGGTCAACATGCAGTATGCAAAATGATAATTTGAAGAACAGGCCATTAATTAAACCAAGTTCGTTCAGTAAATGAAGTGATCTAGTAAGAACATCCACTGCCAAGATGAATAGCATTGGATAGAGGGAGGAAGTTACCCTGTCACAGGCCTCATTTGGGTGATAAATAACAAGTAACAGAGTCATCGATGGAGATCATTGGTGATTGACAAAGAACTTTGATCCAACTACATCACCAGCAGCTAAACCCTTAAGCTTTAAACATGTTAAACATGAAGTCCCAAAAAAGCTTATCACGTGTGTGCTAAATTTCTAGTTTAAAAATAAGTAGGAGAGTCAACCAAGGAATTTAATTTTGGGTGCCGGACAGTCCAAGACTATACCAGTATGGATCCAGCCCATAGCCAAACGAATACCAATCCAACCCATGCTGAGTACCAACACAAGGTACACCAATGTGTACCAGAGGAGAcggaaaagaagaggaggagaagaggagacaaggcaggaggagaggagagaaacgaATACCAATATGGATCCAGCCCATAGCCAAACGAATACCAATCCAACCCATGCTGAGTACCAACACAAGGTACACCAATGTGTACCAGAGGAGAcggaaaagaagaggaggagaagaggagacaaggcaggaggagaggagagaaaggaggagaacCAAGAGGCAAGCTAGTGAGTAGCATCAAGAAGTTGAGGCGTCAATATTTGAGAAGTCAAATAGACCGCATGCAAAGCCCTAACTGCTGGCAATCCACATCCATATTCATGCCCAGATTGACAAATGCTAATTGATATGAATCAGTCCGAACAAAATTGTGTTCCTTGCTGTCAATAAATTTAGTCCATTTGTGTTCATCGTTAGATTTGTATCAATTTAGGTTTATATGTAAAAGTATTCAATTTAACgcaaatatttaataatttttttttttcaaatggatCACATCATGCCATTCTCAGATTAATTGGGATCATGACATACTACTTTAGGTTTCCTAAAAAATGTTATCCCTTATCAATGTCAACTCTGGGTCATGTTATCTTGTCCTGTTTAAAATTGATATTCTTCTATCAAATGGCTCATGAAGAAATCAGTGATGCTGCTTCACTTGAAGAATGATAATCAGACCAGGTGGATAAGGAGATTAGTCTGGCGAACATAATGAAAAGAACCTTTGTGAAGATCGTCAAGATTCAGTTCAATAATCTAATAGGTTAAGTGAAGTCCATTAGAGGCACTTCCATATTGGGCATTAGTGATGACTTGATTAGTATCTTAGTAGAATTTGATTTAGCATTGAAATTTTAAAGACTGGCAAAATCCTCCATTACTTGGTCCTAGAGAtcttgtaatgatatcaaaaaatCATTTTGACTCAGGGCCTTTTCTCAGCCTAAAGATCACTTAAAATAGGAAAAAAGAAGAGATGGCAAAAGAAACCAAGATGATAAAACAGAAACTATAATAACTTCTGCAAGTGAGCTGTCATGATAACAAAAGAAGGCTTAACCAAAATTACTTGGAGGAATTCATATAGGCCCCACATCTCCAATCAAATAGACAAGAAGCTAAGATCATGGTTAAGGACAGCTGAACATCTTGGCTCTGCTTGTCACATACCATGAATAGTTTAACAGCCTCATCATGTAACCTCTAAAACTGAGGGAACCGAGGTGAAATGACAACACCACTGGATCTTGGACCAATAACTCCCTTTATTATAAATGGTGAAGAAAGGGTTTCTACGGTTGTCAAAGCTCAAGGGTACGAGGATCCTTACCGGCAGTGATCCTTCATTCCACTAGTAGATGTTTGCTTCTTTTCACATGGAACTTCTAAAAATGTGTTAATGGACTAGTGGGAACAGTTGGAGATCTTGCTTCTTCAAGCTCTTCCATTGGAATTCCTCCTAAGGTGAAGGAGAATTGATCTTGTCAAAACAACCAGTTGATCTAACAGCGTACTAGTGTAGAGGAAAAGAAACTTGAAAAGGTATTAAGGCAGAGATATTCTTGATAGCTACAGTAAAGTTGAGGCACATCATAACATGTCTCATCTTAATTAGATGAGAACCTTGGAGTTAAGTTAAGGCCATTATTGGTCAGCTTTGGTCCACTGACTTGAGCTATTGCAGCAATGGTTAGTTCAAATTCCAAAGAGCATGGTTGAAGATAGGATTGTCTTCGTATTCACACTCAAGAAAGCACCAAGTTTGACTCAACCAGATCATGTTGGCTAGCACTGAGAAGTAAAAAcagtattaaataaaaaatttatgcaGCATACTGGTTGTTCAACATGATCCTTCAGAAATCCAGTTGCAGATTCCTTTGCTTCACAGATCCAATTGTCTATGTCAGAGCTTCCCGTCAAACTACTATGCCGCAAGAGCCACACTGAACATAGTGACAGGCCAACTGCACCGCAGGTGTAATGTAACCAATATAATGTCAATCTCTTTGGTTTTTGACATGTGGAAAGCTGACAAGCACAAATTCAAAAAACAATTGTTACACATGACAACATAATGAAAATAGTAAGAATGATGGAACAAAAAATTATAACCCAAAAATGAATACTTCTCTGAAAGACATCTACCATATTATATGCTCATCTACCATCATTGTTTTCCGAGCACCAACTTCTGTGGTAGAAGTGTGGAAGTATTATTAGGATATTGTATTTTGTATGTGGCTGAAGTCAAatgtactttctgattcattcacTGTTTAGTATATttaaaacaataattttaaaCAAGTTTCGCCGAATAGGCCAATTTCATTCTGATCCAGGATCTGAAGTGGCCATTCTCAAACCTGAGTTAGCTCAATGGACACTGATCAAAATCAGAAAGTCTAGGTCAGGAATTGCTGATTTGGGCCTGTTACAACTGATATAATACTGTTGCAAGAAGTAAAAGAGACTTAAAGAAGTGGTGATGCTAGTAATAGCAGTCACACCTCCATCGGAGGCAGCCAACTATGCCGAAGGAAAGAAAGCAGAAACAAGAGAAAAGGTCTGACCTTTTTCTCCACTGCTCTGCCACTGCTTGCCTGTGCCTCTTACTGGATGCAtatgtgtgtgcatatatatgtgtgtgagtgTATATATAGAGAGATAGAGAGGGAGAAAAAGAGCGATCATGGGACTATGGTTTACTTTGCTTTGAGGGGTTTTCTGTAATTTTGTTTTGTACTACGATGTCAGCATGTTTTTGAAAATTATAGATATTATAGATGTTACATCTAAATATTTTTTCAGTCAATCTATCCCAAATTCTTCACCAATCTATCTAATCCAATAAACCATGGTTGATGAAGAAAAATGACACTTTAGAGATTGTTGGTCTCCACATATCTTTAGTTGAGAAATATGGTTGTTAGACCAATCAGAGACAATAGATAACTGACTAGTGACTGACAATGGTTGGTAATTGTCTGACAAAACATTATCCTGCCTTACCACCAAAAGACCATGAGATTGATAAAGTCAGCCATTAATCATCTGAAATTTATAAGTTTGTCTGATGGCCAGTAATATGGATCCCAAACAAATAAATACTCGATGAGCTCTAGCTTCCTATGGATTGACAATTATTGATCTCAATTATTGGTTTATTGTCAGTTATGATCACCGGTTATTGGTAAATTAGACAACTAATAGAATGTTAGTTATTGAATGCCACCCACCTAACATCATTTTGTTGACTGATTGTCAAACAttacaagatcataaaaaattttTCATCTTTTAACAATAATGTATCATCAACCACAAGATGTTTGACAGTCGATCATTGTCGTTCCTGAGCCAGCCATTCACTAGTTATCATAACCAACAAATGATATTCAATCATCGGCTATCCAGTGATCTCCAATAGCTGGATACCTAAAATCAAGGTTTACAATACCATCCACTATGGTAGAGTATGGGCATCATTTACCAGTCCAACAGCCTATCGATATGTGAACCATGGTAAATCAAATGATACACTCGGTTCAAGACCTTTACCACTTGCTACACCCTATACATGACTTGTACTAAAGTCTGACACTAGGCCATTTCTTTTTTGATGTTTTTTCAACTTTTTTATAGAATTTTGACGGTCAGGCCTGATACTAGgcagcattttttttttcaacttctCAGTACACCGGTAGAGAACCAGTCCAAGCTCTGACCGTTACACTAATGGTATACAAAATTGCGAACCTTACTCAAAAGTCAAAAGTCAAAAGTCAAAACTACAAGTCAGTTTTGTAACCACAGCCCACAGTCATTTGGCTAACCTCCATAACATCAGCTCACCATAGTTCAAGGTCATTGAGGATATTATTTATAAAGGCGTGTCAATTTGGGCACAAGGGACTTTTGGATTGAGTTGAAATGAACCACACTATCATCGTTAATCGGCAAAACACCCTAAAGAAACAATTTCTGATATAGGTCATATAATAAAAGGAATTTTTAAAGCACATTGGAAATGGCAACTGATAGATAACATGAAGTCCATAACAATCAGCAGGTGGAATTCACAAGCATTTGAAATATTCATGTTTGGCATCATATTTGTAGATAGAACAATGGTGAGTTACTATCTtttctttaaaatatttcaaaaaaatgGCAAGGTATGTGGAGATCTATATTTTTCAACCACATGCCCCAACCCCcctacccaaaaaaaaaagaataaaattatttctttttttttcttcttaaggaaGAATAGGGAGATCTATATCTTTTGAGGTTTGGTACATTTGCTCCATTCATCTATCAGTAGGAGGTGGCGGTAGCACTCCCCAGCAACATggactaattggattccaaaatcATAGTGCTCTtggatattcaagatgtttgcacCTAGGTGCACAGAGAAGCCCAAATAAAGGATCCTTATTTCCATGATTTTGTGTGCAAAGCAAGTGCACCATCACAACTTGATAGTAACTTCTTTTGCTATTTGTCAATGGGATGGATAAAGCATAACCACCCATTAAGATGACCCCATTTCTGGATTACACCTTAGATTGACATCACAAAAATGATTTCTACAGCTATTTTGAATCTTCAAGTTCTAGATTCTTGCCTAACCAGACAATTAAAAGTAATTCATAATAGCTTTCTTGGGGTCAAAACTGTTCATCAATTAACCAATTCACAAAAGCAGACATAAAAAAGCTCTCACTCAAAGACTCAGTTAATATTCTCTTCTCCTTTTTGACAAAATATGATCAATTGAATGtatgaaatttcttaaattccgccCTCCTAATACATTAAATAAAGTGCAGCAAATGATATCATTATCATCATCCATAATTGCATATTACAAAAAGACAAAGTGCAAACAGaccaaaaaattaaaagaaaattgacAGCATTTACCAAGATCAACGATATCTGCCCAGAAACAAAACTAAACCACGAGTCCTTATTAAGAGTCTAAGAGTCTACTTACAATGAAAGATAAATATGATTCTAATCTCTGGATATTCTGATAAATCAGATCTGTAGTATCCCTTATATTAGTCTCCGTCCACTGAGATATTTCAAGGTCCACCTCAGGTATTTTCTCGAAGTGAAGTATATATGAGCCGTTCTGATCCACAGAGGACTTGTCACTCTTCCATAATCACATAAAGCATGAAGAGAAAAGAAAGCAACATAAGTCTTATGTATACTAATTTCCTATTTTATGTTaaaagatttaaattaaaaattttctaTTTTATTAGACTGACATTATGAACTACAAGCAGTTCATGTGCTTGGGAAATGGAAGCTTCTAGTTTTACGAAAAGGCTATTTATGGACAGCAGCACAAAAGGCAGTGACTTGTCAGCATCTTCAATCAACGTTCCACCATACTTGTTAACTTCCAAATAAACCTACAAGAATAGGTAAACATGTAGAATTAATAACACCTAGAGTAAAAGACACTAGGAAGATTCACAACAAAATCTTATCATCACTTCAATCATCTAGTCTAGAAGTAGAAAGATACGCAATAGATAATACAACAATAATAAAACAAATATATGATGCAGGGAAACCTGTGCAAGAAAATCGGCGAGGCAGCGCCTTAGAATggtcaaactagcaattttgtgAGATATTGTATTGGAAGCAGCATGAGATAGATGCTGAAATGGAGCGCCACCGGGGCCAAGTCTGCTTATCATTTCATAAGCACCATCAATAAAGGCCAATGGTCCTCTTTCAAAGATCATGAAATAAATCTTCCGAGCATTTGTTCCCTAAGGACAACAGACATAGCATtttcattaacaaaaaaaaagagtgaaTGTCTCGTGTTTACTGCTGAATAACTCTTCCTCAAACATATATAGCAAGTAACACTGAGACAATAAATAAATTAACACAACAACACCTCAGCTCGAGATTGCCAAAAGTGCAAACTTTTCTGAACATTATGCAAATTGCATAATACATATTCCATAATGTCTTCTAACATAATGGACGCTCTTGATGCTCTGGCTGCAATTCTGCAATATGGAGTTTCAAACTGGTTAGCCAACTAATAGTTTGTTACTGTTTCTTATGAAAATGTGACTACAGCAGAGTATTAATTCGAATAGAACATCAGAAAATTAATGCAACATAGCAGGCAAGATAGTAAACCGGGCTTTAAACTAATCTACCATGATTATTTCAAAGATTATTTTCGTTTTGGCATGTTGTTTCTAGATTATTGAGAAGTAAGGCTAAAATCATGGTTTCTGAAATCCACCGATCCTCAACCAGGTTGGTATTACCAGTCGGCTCTCTAAATGCCTGAACAAATTGATTGGACCAGAAGGAGGACCAATGTCGAGAATTCCGATCAGATCCTATCGCTTCTAAATAGATGATACCACGGAGTCAAAGAAGTGCGAACAAACAAAGCATAGAGAATAATAGTAGTTGTGGAAATATTAACAATCAAAATGGTTTGACCAGAGGAAGAAATGATATAACACATTGTTATGATCCCtttattttttgagcttttgaataatatttattgagtctgtttagttcacttAGAGTcgaatagaggtttatttaatatttatttattattaagaggccaagtcctagtggactccgGGTGAGGGATGTAATTGTTTCTTTTCGGcaagcaatgaaatattattcagtcttttgacaaaccctaggaggctgatcccctcgaagtgatcaaggaggtcaatcccctcgaagtgatatcCCCTTTTCTCCTCTTGTTTCAATGATAAAACCCtggggtcttatcatttagtatcagagcagcgatcctcgacGTTCTCGTTGCAATTCCTTACAACACTTCGCCGCAattatcatcatctaaaaaaaaaaagtgagaagAGTGAGAAAGGGTCGTCGCAGCCACATTCACGAGCGAGGCTTCGCCCCTGCTTTCGGCCAGTGACCACTGTcgccgctgctctccggccagcgaccaccaccGCTGCTGTTTCCCAGccagcacctctctctctctctctctctctctctctctctctctctcattgtgcTGCAACTGCCCTCCAGCCGCTCACACCCCAACCCACTCGAGTGAGAAAGGGGCGCCTCATCCCACCTTCCACCGTAGTCATCCTTAGGGAGCCTTCGCCAGAGATAACGCTGCTAGCGTCCCGTCCCGTCGCAACCCCGCGACTACTTCCCGACCAGAGTCCACCGccacccgcctccccttgggtcgcagccgctcgAACATCCCTCTTCGCGGCAACCAAAACAGGGCAACCATGACCGTcgcagccccccccccccccccccccgccccctcctCATCGCTCCTAGCCTTGGCGACCATCACTTCCTCTCCTCCATCGGCATTGACAACAGAGCATCCTCTGTTGCTATAGCCGCTAGACCCTCCACTGCCTGTCGACCTTTATCAACGCCACCGCAGCCACCCAGCCTTCAACCCGCACGCAGCCTCCCATCCCTCCTCAACCAGCAACCTCCCCTCGTTGTGCCGCAGCCTCGACGACCACCACTTCCTCTCCTCCACCGGCATCGACAACAGAGCATCCTCTACTGCCGCAATCGTCGGACCCTTCGCTGCCTCTCAACCTTTGTCAACGTCGCAACAACCGCCTAGCCTTCAACTTCCCAGCCCTCAGCCaacaacctcccctcctcgttgcACCGCAGTCGCCCTCCAACCACGCACACCCATCCTGCTTCCCGACCAGCGGACCACCACCGACGCTACTCCCCAACCACGCCACCACTGCTGCCTCTTAACCTCGgcagcaacctcccctcctcgcggCGTTTGAAACAGGGCAACTTTGCATCTTCTGTCGCAGTAGTCGGTCACCACAGTTTCCTCCCCTTCGCTATTGCTTCCCGAccagcgaccaccgccgccgctgctcccagcCAGCGACTACCCCCCTCGTTCCGCTGCAGCCGCCCTCTAGCAACACACGCAGCGATCACAGCACTACCCTCGACGTCCGCTTCCTCGGtagcttcgcatcgacagtgatgatgcccttgactagacatcagaaacaagaactggggattacagatttgcagtcttacgcaatgactaccgataactcagtgaaagcacaaattgaagcattggaaactagaattgagaatcggctacaagaaacccttcacgatttcaaaaagagcttattggagcactttagcatgtttcaacaagatgggagctcaagttttaTGTTGAACAGATCTGAAGATACAGGAAAAGAGCCCCAAGTTTATGACACAAGTTACCTACGCATTAAGGTagaatttccaagatgggaagatggggatctgaccagttggatctctagggcagaaattttttttcgctttcacagaaccccaaaagaatccaaggtagaaataaCCTCAATCCAGCTAGATAGAGATGCAATCCAatagtatgattggtatgaaacttaccACGGAGTTCCCTCGTGGAAGCAGTTTAAGAGAGGGCTTTTTGTTCGTTTtggaccatctgaatatgagaatgttgatagaCAGCTTGTCAAAATTCGTCAAATTTCTACAATATTAGAATATCAGAGCAGGTTTAAACGATTGTCAATTCAAgccagagattggtctgaacaacaACTGGTGGGTACATTCATCggacttaatccagatatccggtgtgaagttaaggctcgtcaaccccgtactatgatcgcTGCGATATCATTTGCACGTTTAcgatgaggaaaaaatcaacagggaaaatcgtcgaaacagaagtgacaacaaacagatgatcagcaagccacccgcCTCATCTCTTCCCAGCCGGAACCCTAACACCCAAaggctaacccgagaagaactcaaggaaagatcagcgaagggtCTATGCTGGCACTGTGACAAAAAGTGGGGTAGGGAGCACAgatataaacaagggcaacttctgatgattgaatcaATTGGGGAGAAATCAGAAGCTaacaatgtggactccgatcatgaaggtatggattctgatgacgatgttggacctatcatacatacagtgcatgcattagccggctactctaacccgtaaactatgaaagttggaggaactttggaacatcagcatgttatagttttgattgatattaatagcactaacaattttatggatagtacgACTGCTAACCGATTGgcttaccacattgaagactgtaacaaatttgaagtaaaagtcgtcgatggacggattttaacctatgcaagcaagtgctcaaagattaaaCTTACTTTGCAGGGCCAAGAGTTGCTTGTGGACTTCTTTTTAGTTTTTACTACCCTTAGAAGACTTCGAAatggtgcttggaattgaatgactatcaaccttgggtgatgtttcgtggaatttttctaaactaatcataaagttttttattaatggaaagcaagTGATCCTAATGGGAAGAcgtggaagtaaggtcacaactgtcactagccatcggatggagagggTT
The DNA window shown above is from Musa acuminata AAA Group cultivar baxijiao chromosome BXJ2-4, Cavendish_Baxijiao_AAA, whole genome shotgun sequence and carries:
- the LOC135609340 gene encoding protein DGS1, mitochondrial-like isoform X3, which gives rise to MLEDIMEYVLCNLHNVQKSLHFWQSRAEGTNARKIYFMIFERGPLAFIDGAYEMISRLGPGGAPFQHLSHAASNTISHKIASLTILRRCLADFLAQVYLEVNKYGGTLIEDADKSLPFVLLSINSLFVKLEASISQAHELLVVHNSDKSSVDQNGSYILHFEKIPEVDLEISQWTETNIRDTTDLIYQNIQRLESYLSFILSTCQKPKRLTLYWLHYTCGAVGLSLCSVWLLRHSSLTGSSDIDNWICEAKESATGFLKDHVEQPLISIRDELFETFRRRHKGVMEIEEVQLTADSLHRMLLAFCEQTKGRKLPENIPDQEMLEMVMARYEKEVMHPLQNLLSGELARAMLIQIQKLKLDLETAMLELNQILKANEINFAILAALPAFFLSLLLLVLVRAWVIQDKGAEGRGRVARRKRRLLVVEVEKRLVQFQTCMDEGKEDDARCLYGLVLCSLDHLYKAVESHARETGEWISLRQDIVDLAKPDLKTIYKLTVTSRMGRMYDCLLPSSKRQ